TCCTTTGTTTTTTAAATTAATACTTTCATTTCTCACGTTTTCAAACTTCTCTAGAATATTTCCAAGGCTAACTACTGTGTTATCAAGAGCCTTGAATGAATCCTTGATATTGGTAAGAGCGTCCTCTAGCTCGGTTTTGTTTTTGTTTTCCTGCTCAGATATATTTTTGATGCTCTCTACATTGTCCTGAAGCATGCTCACACCGTGCTCGGTTTCATCAGCCTGAGTAGTTGCAGAGTAAGCAAGCTGCTCTACTACATCTGCTATATCCTTGCTGGTAGTGTCCATTTTTTTAGAAATCCCACTTAAGGTATCGCTAAAGCCTTGCATTTCTTCAGTCATACTGTTAAATCCTATAAAGTCCTCAGCTACTGATTCCTTGTATTTATTAAGAGCACTGTGGATTTCTTCGTACATATCTTTTCCTGTAGCTATCTCTGTTGTTATTACAAAGTTTTTAGCAGAAAGAGCATTTAGTTCATTTTTTATATCCTCAAGAGGAAGGCTCAGCATTTTAAAGCCTATAAATGCAAAAAGTGCTGTTACTACTGGAGCAATCACATAGCCATAGGCTACATCTTTGGTTAAAAATCCAGCTATTAGCCCTATAATCACTGCGAAAATAGAAACCTTTGCTCCCAAATCCTTTATAAAGCCTAGAGACATTAGCTTGTTAATTTGGTAGGTTTTTCTTTTTCTCACTTCATATGGAAAGGTAAGCTGAAGCTGCATCTCACCATCTTTTCTATATAGCTCTTTTACTTTTACGTCTTCGTTAAAGTGAGCTTTAGCGCCTATTATAAGTCCATGAAGATAGTTAAACATACCACGTTTAGAGCGGTATGTAAGCAGTACATCGTTTGTTCCTATTATCTCCATATCCAGTCCAGGAGGGTTAGATCCTGAAATTCTTTTTCTAACTACTTGGTGGACATCATTCATGGAGTTTAGAAATTGAAATAGGTTTGCTTTTTTGAAGAATGATGAATAGCCTTCATAAAATGCTTTGATATTATCTCTTCCTATTTCTCTCCA
This is a stretch of genomic DNA from Acetoanaerobium sticklandii. It encodes these proteins:
- a CDS encoding methyl-accepting chemotaxis protein, coding for MKGTVVGTWVKTLSRMYPEDIVKEKMKVAGMDPNKAISPLDDIEDAKVFRFTNEISKQFSIKEEDLWREIGRDNIKAFYEGYSSFFKKANLFQFLNSMNDVHQVVRKRISGSNPPGLDMEIIGTNDVLLTYRSKRGMFNYLHGLIIGAKAHFNEDVKVKELYRKDGEMQLQLTFPYEVRKRKTYQINKLMSLGFIKDLGAKVSIFAVIIGLIAGFLTKDVAYGYVIAPVVTALFAFIGFKMLSLPLEDIKNELNALSAKNFVITTEIATGKDMYEEIHSALNKYKESVAEDFIGFNSMTEEMQGFSDTLSGISKKMDTTSKDIADVVEQLAYSATTQADETEHGVSMLQDNVESIKNISEQENKNKTELEDALTNIKDSFKALDNTVVSLGNILEKFENVRNESINLKNKGKEIEEIASFVSSISYQTNLLALNASIEAARAGEMGRGFSVVAEEVRKLAEQSETAADNIKENVYGFLSEMDNMVSSITDQYDVINSESTSIKQAIEKTESANGKIETVAEKMLVTAVELESQSEKITSMFTNIESLAAIAEENSASTEEVSSNVTSYSEEILKLTEGINDFKKLTNEFKGYISTYKL